In one window of Desulfurobacterium indicum DNA:
- a CDS encoding TIGR00282 family metallophosphoesterase, with protein MRIAFLGDISGRPGRKALQIWLEENRNSYDLCIVNGENAAAGFGITEKIAKTFVSQGVDVITMGNHTWDKKEIFNFMDNYPILRPLNYPEGTPGKGFIRFEFGGFNVMVLNLMGRIYMECLDNPFKAFDKIYDQFPDDVFIVDFHAEATSEKQAFGYYVDGRACAVFGTHTHVQTADLRLLPEGTLYITDAGMCGAVNSVIGMDLTESIDRFIKQLPVRFKVPEKPSKIQVCGVSFELDLESKKAVSFERIQKIYIRGEDGNYS; from the coding sequence ATAAGGATTGCTTTTTTAGGAGACATTTCCGGCCGGCCAGGTAGAAAGGCGCTTCAGATATGGCTTGAGGAAAACAGAAACAGTTATGATTTATGTATTGTAAACGGTGAAAATGCTGCAGCCGGTTTTGGAATAACGGAAAAAATAGCAAAGACTTTTGTTTCTCAAGGTGTTGATGTTATAACAATGGGTAATCACACCTGGGATAAAAAGGAGATTTTCAACTTTATGGATAACTATCCTATTCTCCGTCCGTTGAATTATCCCGAAGGAACTCCTGGAAAGGGTTTTATTAGATTTGAATTTGGTGGTTTTAATGTTATGGTGCTTAACTTGATGGGTAGAATATATATGGAGTGTCTTGATAATCCTTTTAAAGCCTTTGACAAAATTTATGATCAATTTCCCGATGATGTTTTTATAGTGGATTTTCATGCAGAAGCGACGTCAGAAAAGCAGGCATTTGGTTACTATGTTGATGGTAGGGCCTGTGCTGTTTTTGGGACTCATACCCATGTTCAAACAGCTGATTTAAGACTTTTGCCTGAGGGTACTTTGTATATAACAGATGCAGGAATGTGCGGTGCTGTTAATTCTGTTATAGGTATGGATTTGACGGAAAGCATCGATAGGTTTATCAAGCAGTTGCCAGTCCGCTTTAAGGTTCCGGAGAAACCGTCTAAAATTCAGGTATGTGGTGTTTCTTTTGAGCTTGATTTGGAAAGTAAAAAAGCAGTTTCTTTTGAGAGAATACAAAAAATTTACATAAGAGGTGAAGATGGCAACTATTCTTGA